One Methylomonas sp. LL1 DNA window includes the following coding sequences:
- a CDS encoding ISAs1 family transposase, protein MLPDPMPYLANLEDPRRETKNKLHNLGDIVMIVLCAVLSGIEDWVGMEEFAEEKEDWLRTFLALPNGIPSHDTLSDVFGRLNPKAFADAFQCWVRAALPSLSGQQVCLDGKTLRGSREGDKAVHLMSAFAAEARWVLAQQAVGEKTNEITAIPDLLSMLDIQGALISIDAMGCQKAITQTIVAAQADYVLALKDNHALLCEDVRLWLDTENAQSRLPIHETIDKSHGRIEIRRYSLSTQIDWLTQKPDWAGLQAVGRVESTRIIGDKTSVEHRYYLCSFTDLSRFAKGVRQHWAIENSQHWVLDVQFGEDANRARTDHSAENLALMRRMALNLLRNNGPTKDSLKRRKLRACLNDNYRFKLLFGTEAT, encoded by the coding sequence ATGTTACCTGATCCAATGCCCTATTTGGCTAATCTTGAAGACCCGCGGCGCGAAACCAAAAACAAGCTGCACAACCTCGGCGATATTGTCATGATTGTATTGTGCGCGGTGTTGAGTGGCATTGAAGACTGGGTAGGCATGGAAGAGTTTGCCGAAGAAAAAGAAGATTGGCTTAGGACATTTCTGGCACTACCGAACGGCATTCCCTCGCACGATACCTTGAGCGATGTATTTGGGCGATTGAATCCCAAAGCCTTTGCGGATGCCTTTCAGTGTTGGGTGCGGGCGGCCTTGCCCAGCCTTTCGGGTCAGCAAGTTTGTTTGGATGGTAAAACCCTGCGCGGCAGTCGTGAAGGGGATAAAGCCGTGCATTTGATGAGTGCTTTTGCCGCTGAAGCGCGCTGGGTATTAGCGCAGCAAGCGGTCGGCGAAAAAACTAACGAAATCACGGCCATTCCGGATTTGTTGTCGATGTTGGATATTCAAGGCGCCTTGATCTCGATTGATGCCATGGGCTGCCAAAAAGCCATTACCCAAACCATCGTCGCGGCGCAAGCCGATTATGTGTTGGCTCTCAAGGATAATCACGCCTTGCTTTGCGAAGACGTTCGACTCTGGCTGGATACGGAAAATGCCCAAAGTCGATTACCCATCCATGAAACGATCGACAAAAGTCACGGGCGCATCGAAATACGCCGCTATAGCTTGAGTACCCAGATTGATTGGCTGACGCAAAAGCCAGACTGGGCCGGACTACAAGCCGTTGGAAGGGTTGAATCAACGCGCATCATCGGCGATAAAACCTCGGTCGAGCATCGTTACTATTTGTGCTCATTTACCGATTTGTCGCGCTTTGCCAAAGGTGTCCGACAACATTGGGCGATTGAAAACTCACAGCACTGGGTGTTGGATGTGCAATTTGGCGAAGACGCCAATCGAGCCAGAACTGATCATTCCGCCGAAAATCTGGCATTGATGCGACGGATGGCCTTGAATCTGCTCAGGAACAACGGTCCAACTAAAGATAGCTTGAAGCGCCGTAAACTGCGGGCCTGTCTAAACGACAACTATCGCTTCAAGTTACTTTTTGGGACAGAAGCTACATAG
- a CDS encoding TatD family hydrolase, whose amino-acid sequence MRHEFDILSPDGNLIDIHCHRQTPAGHVQIVSLDTMEFAAGPWTPSPDLIAPSNNESAAKTLLVDHESRRYFSLGIHPWFIERQDRNLALQTLANASQNPKLLAIGECGLDKCIATPMSLQIEVFTRQIECAEHIGKPLIIHCVKAFNELIQIKKNCKAGPAWIIHGFNANPVLAEQLINQGCYLSLGRALLNPRGKAGQVLTRMPLDRLFLETDAAEDTQIGAIYAAAAKIVGLDIATLQEQIHGNFKRVFLND is encoded by the coding sequence ATGCGGCACGAATTCGACATTCTTTCACCTGATGGCAATCTGATCGATATTCATTGCCATCGGCAGACACCAGCCGGCCATGTGCAAATCGTCAGCCTGGATACGATGGAATTTGCCGCTGGCCCATGGACTCCATCACCGGATCTCATCGCGCCATCCAACAACGAGTCGGCCGCGAAAACCTTACTGGTTGATCATGAATCCCGCCGGTATTTTAGTCTCGGCATCCACCCCTGGTTCATCGAACGTCAGGATAGGAATCTGGCTTTGCAAACCTTGGCCAACGCCAGCCAGAACCCCAAGCTGCTGGCAATAGGCGAATGCGGATTGGATAAATGCATCGCCACGCCGATGAGCCTACAGATCGAAGTATTTACTCGGCAAATCGAATGCGCCGAACATATCGGCAAGCCGCTGATCATTCATTGCGTGAAGGCGTTTAATGAATTGATTCAAATAAAAAAAAACTGTAAAGCAGGGCCGGCATGGATAATTCACGGTTTCAACGCCAATCCGGTGCTGGCCGAGCAGCTGATAAATCAAGGCTGTTATCTGTCCTTGGGCAGGGCCTTACTAAATCCTCGCGGCAAGGCCGGCCAAGTGCTAACTAGGATGCCTCTCGATCGTTTGTTTCTGGAAACCGACGCCGCCGAGGATACACAAATTGGTGCAATCTATGCCGCGGCGGCTAAAATTGTCGGCCTTGACATCGCAACCCTGCAAGAACAAATCCACGGCAATTTTAAAAGAGTATTTCTAAATGACTGA
- a CDS encoding tRNA threonylcarbamoyladenosine dehydratase — protein sequence MTDLSWLSRTELLIGKAKLDKLQASHVLVVGMGGVGSFAAEFICRAGVGQMTIVDGDVVDPSNRNRQLPALATTHGQSKADVMGERLLAINPDLKLTIRHEFITPDSADDLLSRHYDYVVDAIDSLTPKITLIRAAKSRKMKIISSMGAGGKLDPTHLKVVDISKTYNCPFAQFIRIRLRKHGISRGVKVVFSPEVVNKDSLMFTDGSNYKKSAYGTISYLPAAFGGVCASVVIRNLIHDPATHHASDSLPTSSGEPATSEYSEQHHE from the coding sequence ATGACTGATTTAAGCTGGCTATCCCGCACCGAACTGCTGATCGGCAAGGCCAAACTGGACAAACTACAAGCATCGCATGTACTGGTGGTGGGCATGGGCGGGGTCGGTTCGTTCGCCGCCGAATTCATCTGCCGGGCCGGTGTCGGCCAAATGACCATCGTCGACGGCGACGTGGTCGATCCCAGCAACCGTAATCGGCAACTGCCGGCGCTGGCCACCACGCATGGGCAATCGAAAGCCGATGTAATGGGCGAGCGTTTATTAGCGATCAACCCCGATTTAAAACTGACCATCAGGCACGAATTCATCACCCCCGATAGCGCCGATGACCTGTTGAGCCGGCATTACGATTACGTGGTCGACGCCATCGACAGCCTGACGCCCAAAATTACATTGATTCGCGCCGCCAAGTCCCGCAAGATGAAAATCATCAGCTCGATGGGCGCCGGCGGCAAGCTCGATCCCACCCACTTAAAAGTGGTGGATATTTCCAAGACTTATAACTGCCCGTTCGCCCAGTTCATCCGGATACGCCTACGCAAACATGGCATCAGTCGCGGCGTCAAAGTGGTGTTTTCACCGGAAGTGGTGAACAAGGATTCGCTGATGTTTACCGACGGCAGCAATTACAAAAAATCCGCCTATGGCACGATTTCCTATTTGCCGGCGGCATTCGGCGGAGTCTGCGCCTCGGTGGTGATCCGTAATTTAATTCATGACCCGGCGACACACCACGCGTCAGATTCGCTTCCCACTTCCTCCGGCGAACCCGCGACTAGCGAATATTCGGAACAACATCATGAGTAA
- a CDS encoding sigma-70 family RNA polymerase sigma factor — translation MSKPNTPLHSGPIQLNLINSTRLQTLRNQSSGAGQDPHRQSAFKNVGHPDHEEDAQTARLRQRIDQRVIEILSQLPAGKQRSLFKLRFGLELDELKQLPIRQAAEILKIKPDRP, via the coding sequence ATGAGTAAACCTAACACCCCACTACATTCCGGACCGATTCAGCTAAATCTGATCAATAGCACGCGTTTACAAACATTGCGAAATCAATCCAGCGGCGCCGGTCAAGATCCGCATCGACAGTCCGCATTCAAAAATGTCGGCCATCCGGATCATGAAGAAGACGCTCAAACCGCAAGGTTACGGCAACGCATCGATCAGCGAGTCATTGAAATACTGTCGCAATTACCGGCGGGCAAACAACGCAGTTTGTTCAAGCTCCGCTTCGGCCTGGAGTTAGATGAACTGAAGCAGTTGCCTATCCGACAAGCCGCCGAGATTTTGAAAATCAAACCCGACCGGCCATGA
- a CDS encoding gluconate 2-dehydrogenase subunit 3 family protein, protein MKPISINKESQYVFNHCTKYLARSNDDPRHNFGQFTDNDPAAKICESWRFPIIDSYSDGIDFEVGYGFNAVTFIYPDFDKSVGKVAVIGDFANLYEPLPLSRVGDSCYHALTLVIPKGRVHNYQFLVDGNIRLDPINPQTATLENGKTWSRFFTESCTVPLSFERWEMVLLDRLTDHILPFRTAEGENFLTRFYESLDRSAKNTQFAHAYRLDQSVGAVNFIDKLLARSERHFLDDYHICLDIIDNVLRMRNPVTEIAAMPRDMFVDIYNDMASGVVPGWNYARYSDPRFFLKLLRRHTLTGAFAHPKYGGNSAASGWAYLAERYSDPVTGTTLFDWRRAIEKPLGDAPDYHG, encoded by the coding sequence ATGAAACCAATATCGATCAACAAAGAAAGCCAATATGTCTTCAATCACTGCACCAAGTATCTAGCCAGAAGTAACGACGATCCCCGGCATAACTTCGGCCAGTTTACCGATAATGATCCGGCTGCAAAAATCTGTGAATCCTGGCGTTTCCCGATTATCGACAGCTATAGCGATGGCATTGATTTTGAAGTGGGATACGGATTTAATGCGGTGACCTTTATTTATCCTGACTTCGACAAATCAGTCGGCAAAGTCGCTGTAATCGGCGATTTTGCCAATTTATACGAGCCGCTGCCGCTAAGCCGGGTTGGAGACAGCTGCTACCATGCCTTGACCCTGGTCATTCCGAAGGGCCGGGTGCATAACTACCAATTTCTGGTGGATGGCAACATCAGGCTGGACCCCATCAATCCGCAAACCGCCACCCTGGAAAACGGTAAGACTTGGTCGCGCTTTTTCACCGAATCCTGCACCGTCCCGCTTTCCTTCGAACGTTGGGAAATGGTATTGCTGGACCGGTTGACCGACCATATTCTGCCTTTTCGCACCGCCGAGGGCGAAAATTTTCTGACTCGCTTTTATGAGTCGCTGGATAGATCGGCCAAGAACACCCAATTTGCCCATGCTTACCGCCTTGATCAATCCGTCGGCGCCGTCAATTTTATCGACAAGCTGCTGGCCCGCTCGGAACGGCATTTTCTGGATGATTATCATATTTGCCTCGACATCATCGACAACGTACTACGCATGCGTAACCCGGTCACCGAAATTGCGGCGATGCCGAGAGACATGTTTGTCGATATTTACAACGACATGGCATCGGGCGTCGTCCCGGGCTGGAATTATGCCCGCTATTCCGACCCGCGTTTTTTTCTGAAACTATTGCGACGCCACACCCTTACCGGCGCTTTTGCCCATCCTAAATACGGCGGCAACAGCGCCGCATCCGGTTGGGCTTATCTGGCTGAACGCTACAGCGACCCCGTCACCGGCACAACGTTATTCGATTGGCGACGCGCCATTGAAAAACCGCTGGGCGACGCGCCTGATTATCACGGCTAG